In Dreissena polymorpha isolate Duluth1 chromosome 11, UMN_Dpol_1.0, whole genome shotgun sequence, the genomic window TAAACAAAATGTAATTCGACGTTTTGTCATAACAAATGACTTCAATAAGAATGCTAACTAATTAGATTGACACTTAAaggaaaatataaatgtattaatgtcTTATACTTGTCGGTTGAAAACTTCACCATCTcgaaaaatacaaattaataaaacaagaaatgatCACTGTTTTTTCCACTAGGACTGTAGATATCTTTACATTCTTTTTGTCATTTTATTCggtacatttaataataataataatagagtTTCAGATAACGTGATAACATGATTTGTTACGTTATCGTATAAAGAAATGCTTCTGTTAAGTCACATACTTCATGGTTTGTACAACAAAATCGcaatagtttttttttagaaataaggaGCACACTTCTAATATGGTTTATAGACGTATATCGAGAACGCTGTATTAAATTCCCTTCATTACTAAGGAGCACACTTCTAATATGGTTTATAGACGTATATCGAGAACGCTGTATTAAATTCCCTTCATTACGCATGCAGTTAAAGGGTCTATATTTATATACTCATTAAAGATTTCGATACATCATTTACCTCCCATAAGTTGGTAATTGTAGTTCCTTTAAGACATATGTGCTTAGACAATTCTGTTTTATTAACAGTTCCCATTAGTTCTTTTCTtattaaataacacatatttGTTGCATTTTGTTAATGATCGAATTTTAATTCACATATGTCcggtaaaaaatattttcacgatGCAAGCGAATTAAAAACGACATCTTTGTTTAGCTGTATTTGCTAAATATGTACAACAAAAACGCATTACATGtagttatttacattcaatatGTTGACGTTAAAGGGACACAATTATAATACTAACTAAACACTTAAATACAACATTCTCTCCCCCGAGTTGGTATTCATGGTTCCATACAAGGTTCTTgcttaaatgttttataattcaGCAATTTTGTACAAGTTCTCTTTATATCGTCTATAAGAAACATACGTTTTAAACCGATTAGCAACTGGAAGAAGTTTCGGTACGTTTTGACGTATGCGCGTTTTGTACCAGACGGACATAAGCATTGCAGGAATTGCATTTGAAGTATAATTCTACTGAGTGATGCAAGCATTTGCACATTGCTCAATGTTTAATCCTATAATATCATGCCTTGCATCGTGTCGATGAATATAGGTTAACACAAAGCTTAACAATAAGTGTTTAATAtactaataactcatttgttaCTTGAAAATGTAAAGCTAATGGTCATCATTATCGAATTATATTGCAATTATGAGTGGGAACGAACTTGAAATGATATTCGAATTCGTTTTTCATTATTTCAATTgattcgaatattctatttttaaaccTTAGACTCGAATATCCGAAATAATAGACGTCAAAGTACTGTTCCTGATTGTCACAAAGACCACTATATAAAGAATCTTATAtgcatttttgaaaacaaaacacaattggATAGAGTTATAATTTGAAAATGATAACGCATTAGTAGGCTCATCATTTGTAACTTAATACAGTTTATTTTTATAAGCATCAGGTATTTCCCATAGATTCAAAAGTCCTAACTAACGAACGTCCGGAACTTAGTACTGTTCCCGATTGCCACAAATATCACTATAAATAGTATcttatatgcattttttaaaaggGTATATAgttatgtttgaaaataatagtTGATGATTACGTTTTTCATTTGTCatttcataaatttattttataaggTATAAGATATTTCCGGTTGACTCAAGCCCGTAATCCTCATTTCGGGcctcatttatttcaatttgttatTTATGTTTCCCAACCCAAGCTGATGACGTGGTACTCCTGTCGCTTTCGCGCCGCGGCTTACACGAACTGGTGGAGAAGTGCAACTCATACGCCAACAAGTAGCGTTTCACATACAACGCTTCCAAATGTGCCGTTATGACCATGCGCCGAAAACGGTCCAAAGCAGTACCCACTCTCCAGATTGCATATGACTCAACACCAATACCTGAAGCGGCATTACAAACATTTAGGTATAATCCAGTCGATCAGTGGAAAATACCCTTACGACATTGACGCTGTGAAACAGACAATTAGAGGCATGTTCCTTTCCCTCTCCCAGAAAGTGTCCGGAAGGTCCGGAGCAAACCCAAACACAGCGATTAAACTGTACAAGACCGCAGTCATTCCCAAAGCGCTGTTTGGCTGCGAGCTGTGGAACAGTATCTCTATCGCCGACATGCAACAACTCGAGGTAGCCCACCACTTTTGTTTGAAACGTGCCCAAGGTCTCCCCCACCTCATGCGCTCAGACATGAGGCTCGGTCTTGCGGAAATGACATCTAGCGAAGCGATTATCGACTTACAAAAGTAAGCGTTTATGGTTCACAATGCCACGCCCCTACTAGCGAACCGTGCCATATGCTTTTCATTTTAAGACTGTGTCAGTTTGATTTGTGCGAAAACCGGAAAATTTTCTTTATTCCAGATATTGTGAAAATTCTTCAAAAATATCACCTTGAAGACTATTTAATGAGCTTTAAAACCAACAGTTTATTCCCGTCAAAAGAGAAATGGAAATCTGTAATTAAAAAGGCAGTGCGCCAACACGAAACCAGTCACTGGCTATTGAGGCTCGAACAACATACAGATTTTTCGCTTTTCAAAGAAGTTCACAAGAGCCTGCAACCGGCTACCATATGGAGACTCGCGAAGATCCGCCCAGACAGCCTTTCGCTCATGAAGTTCCTGTCTCGTTTATGCTGCAAAAATCCACCTGAACAACCCGTCCTATGCTCAAAGTGCACACACCAGTACATGCACATCGAAGTGGTACTGTACTTTTTGAGTGCCCCTTTACCGACTCGCCGACACGTCTACAAACGTTCCTAGAAACCGTTCGGCCAGTAAGCGCACCACGGCACGAACACTTAAAAAACGCAGAACCTGCAACACTGGTGTTGTACCTCATGGGAATGATCGATGACGTCATATCAGACTTGATGCCTACAGAACTCTACCCAGAGTTTTTGATTAACTACACCAATTTTCTACAATCGGTACTCGCGGCATAGTCATCAAGAGAACTCCACGCATGTCGTCGAACCCCAAACCTGGCACTTCCAAATTTCACTATATTTTTTATTAGTGAAGTGCAAAGGACGCTGATTAAGGTATCAATATTACGCGTTCAAAGAACTGAGAAATAAAGTACACCCTTGCGATAACCAAGGGTCATGCTTTGAAAATAtctatgtatttacatgtatatatctatatataacaaagtctctattagccttgttgtatttaaacaaaaacgctgtattattttttgccgaagctttcgacctcacggtcttcatcagcggccattttttatatatatatatatatatttataacaattatatatatatatatttataacaatttgacTTAATCTCTACTTATTTACATTGACTGTCTTTTGTTTTTGTGCTATGTTTGTATcgtttgtttgtttatatatatgtgtgtgcgtgtgtgagtgtatgtgtgtgtgtttaaattcaatgaaatttcgAAACAAAATAAGAGCAGAGAAAAACAACGATTTTGAAAAGATGAAACATCCAAATGGAATTAATCCTCTTTGTCCcgttgacttaaaaaaaaaacaataacgttCTTCACGAATGATAATGTTGTGTGAGTATCTTCCGGTCTGAATACAAGGGGTTGGCAAACTATAAACGAAATCTAAGaagtattttattcaaatgtAGGTTTAAACATAATATCTAGAATATAACTTCTATTCATATTAAACAACCATTTATGATtaaagttttcaataaatttaaattcaaatacGAAAGCATGACTATTAGTTATATTCGCAGTTTCGAAATTATGGGACAGTCCGTATTCGTTAAACAGTTTCAGTTTGTTAGCAATCGGCAAAATATTTGCCTTTTGttcattaacaaatacaaaaaaaagttatggcaaagacaatcatatacatatatacaaatacattaaCACTTGATTAACGTTTGCAACCCAAAGTTTGCATCCTTTATTATAATCATTTAATGCTTGGTTATAAACAGtgtgaatattaatatttttactgttattAACGTTTAAGCAATATCGAACAATTcgtatatacacatttacatataACGGGTAACTGCCTAACTCACCATAGTGAAGCATGACATATGTGTTCATTGTTACATTtaacactcttttgcaaaaaaatattaatgactGCTTTCGATCTCTTTTGATTTTCGAAAATCAAATATTTCAGAGGCATAGCAACACATAGACGCtacaaaagaatcaaacaactgacaaattAATTTCGGCCTAAgattacatttatatattaaactacTTTATATAGCTTCAATGCCTTTTcaccaaatgttcttgatttaaagtgaaactaCCAATGCAACTAATAACAGTGCCGATATAATTGAAGTCATCGACGATTTCTTTATTTTTACCATAATATGTCCATTTTCCATCTTGTCAAATTGTTCCTCTATTGCGACAGACGATTGAAaccattattgttgttttttgaaGTGTTCACATTGAGCCCCCCACCCCCACACACACTAAAATTGCAATACAGGTAAAGGTCATCAAAAAGGTTATGTACTATTACTCTAAAATTAAGGTTAGGTCGTATATACTGACGCCAGACAATGTGCTATCTTGTAAAAAAGGCTCAATATCTTCTACAAAAAGTGAAAAAGAATCGGGGACATTATCTCGTCTTGTCTGAGACAGACATCATAACTAAAGTATTACGAATATGATGTACacgacttaacacaagatttaatCTTCATACACATTCTTACtaattaaatttatatacaagatgtatacatttttaaccacAATGTACTACGAAATACACTATCAAAACTTTTAAGCAAATCAACGTATACAACatgcaaatgtttgtttttcatttcaaaatatgCTCTACAACAGACATCAAGAAAGAAATTGTATCAACAGTTGAACATTGTTTTCTAAATCCAAATTGTGCTTTTGAAATTTTAGCATTATCTCCACAAAAACATCataaatctccaaattattcaatcgtttcgcgtttgtaacgctttataattttacaggttttcaggtttttaaatcgtcaaaagatgcatataatggatttttagagcatggtaaatgttcaatattgctGTGTCCTCgcaaatattataacaaaaacgACAATGtgcaattttgaaacattttgtttcaattgtgtcaatttaccaaaacgtgaaaaggtccctttaatgacGACGACACTAAACTTTATATCAAGTAAGTATTGCTATAAGAATACATTCTACAATATATTGTTTGATACAATCAGATGCTTATAACAGTTAAGGAAAAAATGTGCAGGCATACACATTGTTGTATTCTTTCAACagttgatatatattcataatataatacaattcaaTTACCGGTACACTATACACATTATGATAAATCATAAATGACATTTGAGAGCAACTATAATGCCCTTAATTAATATCGTAGCTAATTGTAAACCACAGCCACCAAAAGGTATGTTACGAACCTAAACGACCTCTGTCTTCAGGACTAGTTGCTTACATAAGTGACTGTCGTTTTGAattccatattattgtttttgtttacaaactTGATGACGAATTGATTGTCATCCACTATTAGTGTTTGCACGTGCCGCAGCGTGCTCGGCCATCCACCTTTTGGTGGTTCTATCTCTATTTTCGCTACAATCTGAGCCTGGTTTTCCTCGTTTGGTTGACAGTATTTAGGGTCGGTAAGCGACGACCGCCAGAGTGACATAATGCGGATTTTATTTTTCAGATCGTCATCTCGTATTGTGATTTCGCCTTCTACTTCAAAGGATTCATTATGCTGAATGGTCTGTCCTTTTTCGATCAATTTATGAAACAATTTGTCGCACTGCTTGACGCTGTTGTACGTTACGCTGAGATTTTCGTCATGGCATTTGCTGTCAAATGGTCGTATTCGATAAAATCCGTACGTATACGGTGCCTTTCTTGTAATATGGTCTCGCGGTGTATATCCTAGTATGACAGCCCCTTTTACTACTGCCAATCTACCTTCGTCCGCACAGACGACTTGTAGTTTTCCCTCGAATTCTTCTCTGATACATTCCTTTATGTAAGGCGATTCTGAAAGCCCACCAGCTAACAAAATGGACTGAATGGGCTTGCTCTTTTTTTGACTTTCTTCAactatttctttcatatttttaattatcGCCGACCGTGACTTTTCAAAGAACTCTTTCATCGTCCGGTTGGACAAATACATATGGGTTTTGTTTTCATGCATACGGACTTTGTTTCCATATAACGATCTTTCGAGCATTTCCGATGTACTTTCTTTCTCTTTTTGTTGATACAGGTGTATAAGACCACCTAAATCTATGACGACTTCGTCAGTACTTTTTGAAAACGTGgactttttgttttcaaaatcccTCAGAAGATCAAAGAACTTTAATCGATTTCCGgttttaaacatttcaaaaacctCTCCTCCGAATAGTTTAACAAGAAAACTAAAGAACTCTTGGTCAATAACAGTCCCACCTCCGTAATCGCCACACGGCCGGTTAATTTCAATAACTCTTCCTTTATCAAGAATCTCATGGGCACAGATATCGATTGTTCCTCCACCAAGATCAGCTATAATGTACCGATGGCCTTTCTCTAATGCACCACTGGCATTACCTTTGATCACTATTTTTTGACTTCTAACAAACGCCGATGCCGCTTCTGGCTCTAACACGAGCCTCGTCTTTTCAGAAACGAATCCTGCACTCTCGGCTGCATGTCGCATAAAATTCCTGGAGAAATCACTCCACATAGCAGGGACAGTTATAATCCACTGTATCTCTTCATTCATCATCGGCGTGTCAAAATATCTCCTCGTTTTTATGTCTTGTAATATTTTGTTGTTCATATGAGCTAGGGCGATTTTAAAGACTTCTAACGCATCCATATCTTTTCCACGTTCGTCAGATATATTAACTTTCACATCCCCTGATTCTGGTTTATATAGCGACATTTTAAAATTTCGAAAGTAGAAATGGGATTTCTGCTCTGCGGACGACATAACCGCTTCATACTTCTCAACTGCATCCTTTCCGAAAGCACGCAACGTCTTGTCTGGATTTAGTAGAACACACGTTGGAACCCGTAATTCGGGTTGGTTAACGGCGCAGTAAATTGTGTCGTTAGAAGCAAACTTGAAGGCGTAACCTGTAAATGTCGTACCAATATCAATAGCGGCGATTACCGGTGGTTCTTTAGTGTATTTATCGGCCATCTTGATTGTTCGCTTCCACGAAATGAAAGCGGTTTTCAAATATATCGGACACAGATCTGCGTTTATGCATACCGGTACACTAATACGTTCTTAACTACCGACTTTCCCATCTTCACCATATATATCTCACAATCTTCGTAGCTTATCATGTACAAgaaacaatgattgtattttaaatattccaCCTATAGTTTTGCTAGTTATCGCTCCAATGTCACTTGTCAAATTTAAAATTGCATGCACCGTCCACCTAAGTGAGTTTAATTCGTACACCTGCTTTAAAAATCTGGTTTAATCAATAacctatttaatatttttgtatgaaCTTTAACACATAAGATTTTGCGAGTAATTTAGCAGAACTAAAGGTTTTCCACAGTACTTAGACTGTCCTGATTTTGAATCATCATAAATACAAACTCACAGTTGTGAAATGTACGTCTTGTCGCTAAGCAAATTATTGAGTACTGTCACTTTCGATTTGAATATGTAAATTATTAAGTACAGCAGTTCACTGCTAATTTCGATTTCGATTTCATAAATAAATGTGCAATCGAACATAAAAAGAAGAAGACACAGCCTTGAACTTCGAACACGATTAAACAAAAACACGTATCATGTTACTCAAATAATCAAATCGTGATACATCGAGTACTCCTTCCAGTAAGACAGTTCTCGCGTCAATTGTGTAGCCGTCTACACAACGCGCGATCTGTGTGTTGTTTTAAGACTGTATTGGGGGTGCGTTGAACTGGCGCCACACTTTCTGCCGAAATTGTATCAACATAGCAAAATCAATGTTCATTTTTACAGTATACAAACGGTTAACTTGTCAAACAGTTTTACACAACCGTATTATCAACGTTTCAAAAGGAATTTACACTGTTGACAAAACTATcaaaaccgaaagtgaaagtgaaatatttgttcagtttgaggaagagAGTCGGCTATCATTGCCAATTGACGTACAGGCTAAAACTACTTAATATGACAggtcataaacatgttttaatcaAATTTATGACAGGGTTGactaataatattataaataaatgtgtttgttataatTCGGtgaatttatttgtaaaaaccatggtatttttcaataattaaatgttttcattaattCACAGTGTAtgttattcttcttcttcttctttttcttcttcttcttcttcttaatataataataataataataattattattattattaatgtcaaggtcataataaaacatgcatattgttacacGATGTTATGACGTACAATATATTCTCTTTGAAAAATACAGTGACATCTGAAcaaatgaaatgttttacaatccgATTATATATCATTTGTTATATAAAACATAGTACAGAATAAAAAATGTACTGAGGAAAAtatcacgtaatcgttcatagttcatggtcGACACAAAGTTtctagcaatgttcattactcttaaattactggcgtgtagcctatcattcaatATCTAGTCATGCGCGTATTGTCATGATGACGAGATTtgtattaactaccattttctcgtgtcgcgcatgggacaagtccgtccctctctataaatgtaaatttctctgcataatgtaggatacaatattcaacaacacatatatcagtttctaatccagtttaatgtctgacatacttaatattttcagtgaTACAAATaaagtctgatagctacatgatcgtatctttttcgatccgtacgcctccaagtctaaacgctgtCTAACCTCGTTTCCACACCAAACATCTCGTTCTATCGaactacacataaacatacaataataaaatttctataacatatttgattggtCGATTCTATGCGCGCTTATTGCTGGTTGGTTGAATTACAACCTAggactggagaagtcactattcaagtatgtacacgctaatcagcattgtgatacaaataaataatgcaaatacagcccaagCCTTGTGTCAGCATCATCGTTccctttttgtttttaaacatacacCATATCTTAATATTTAATCTTTCACTTTGTAACGGTCATGTATTCTCGCCATTGATAAACTTgttaatatttcttacataaagaaaacccaaatatttcacctaaTTTCCTATCATTATGTGACACACACCATAAAATGTTCTGTGTCACGTAAtcatgtatcgttcgtggaaaacacacagtaacaaacaaagttcatttccattttcatcgtgatttatttgtgttgaatatattctaacacaacgcttactattgttcgtgaaatacaattttacagcgcggcggccaacatggccaccacgtcaagaagacgtgacaactctcaaaGTTCTTTTCCAAATCTAATCGCAGAATCTCTGTCTTACCATAAtaacacagcattttattccaaggtacatcaacataaaatttagatagtTCCTATCCCATTCTTGATTGGTTGACTGTACTTTTCCCTCGATgttctaaacccaccccttcgaataacccttatTGATTGGGTGGATGCTCATGCATCTGTCACAGCAGAAAAGtgcaatacacaattatcactttgggaacaggagacctcatttcgttaagcatacttgatcatataaccagatgttatCTATGGACAAACCTCATTGGTAATATGAATcctaacacttctataatcaattatAGTTCAATCTGAACTCGTATCTGTTATGTACCtgggaaattggaattacccttgtataattatcatatcttaattatgtattggtttgaagtaatgttgacttacgagccaaattgttaatcaGGACTAAAAccatgttcccgataattgaactacattggataaatgaaaccatacttccataatcaatttttcaaacttcattacatgtccCATCCAAACTGACATCTGTTATGTaaattcctaaatacccgcaacatacagcaacgttacatactcaaacattttattaaaatatttccctattattaaatctatagaataaacaataagcatataccgttatgtcacacaaccctcttattttgatttttttgcattttatgatccaaaaaattctttaaaatttaattatcGAATTACGAAGTACTTGAAAACATAATTCATATAAACCCATCTATCATGGgaaatatgcggataacaataatatttttctttacaagCGTCTCGGCTGAAATAGATATATTAGTTATTGTTATACATCGTCAATGTCAATCGGGATGTATTGGAGCACATCATCTGTTGATCGTTGGTCTTCAGTACATCTGTTGTCGTCAATGTAGTATTGAAGTTGCGGCTCGCGGCAAATTAAGTCGCTTGAAGTCGGACTGGTTACTGCCGTCGCGGAGATTAAGATCGATCCGTCTTCAAGTCGTGTAGGCGAATCGGGTCTATCCCTGTTGCTCTGATGATTAATATAAGCCGATCGTCAGGTCGTCCATGGCGATACGCGTGCGTTTGGTGTTCCTGATCTTATTTCTGCTGTTCATATTGCGTCATCTATTTTCGTTtccgttgttgttgtattttcgtttttggttccagcgtcttcttcttttctctcgggacattaagatcttctattggccataatgctcacacggtattaactatagcagtgttccctTTGATGTCTTAAGCCTCGGAAGTACCATTCCGAATACGTTATCTACGcatgtcaaacagttgaacggctgcatctaactctatagtgtttaacgtcacaagtattttgTCCAgcgttgcgtcacttgttgtccttcaaaaacttctggcgttgggtcttcttttagcgatagaaccatgggttcactttgagagtaaacccAATGATGTTCCATGCTGATCACGTTGTTTATTCTTCAATTCGTTGTGAAAGGgattgtctcgcgaagtcgctcttctttgGCGTGGTCTTCAAATCTCAATTTTTCATCTGCGTTGTGTTGATATAAGTATCAGTTGTTcgaaatcatggcaaacatttataaacatcccCTTAAGTTACACTTAAATACAgtcatgacaacttactagaAAGTCTTAGTAAACACAACCTTTATTACACCGATTTATATCGCAACACTCccttaaacattacataacagcTCGATATTTTACGTACATGCTACAAGTAAATTTGTGACAGGTATGCGCTACTTTATTTACCTAGTATATTGCACATTAAACAGACGAATCGCGTTcgtatcttaaaataaaaatctcCTGTGTACCATTATAGTTTAGGAATTTTTCTATCGACATATGAACCTGCTCGCTCTTAAATACGCGCGTTGGTCAAGACAATTGTGAACAATTTTATGAAAAGGGCAGActttttatatatgcattcataataccaGAACATTTATCGGTATACTGCAAAGTTCAGGTCTTTTTCTCCTTATCAAACtattcaaataattcttatgcaacatcgcatcttctgtccatagcgtattATGCTTCAATGGCACAGGAATAAATTCTCTAAATCATGAGGatgctaaggttatcagaacctcgggctcggtatgtccgaacgctgatcagtcagccatgctcataaaatataattgtaaccttAAGCAAGGGTAGCCGATTAATCGTAGATCCGTGTATCCTAAAACTATAAGGTAcatttatattagaaatttaatgcgtgcCTATCGTTAGATTTCAACTGTGCGATACGCGACAGGtcacattaaattcttacttaaaattactcaagaccgtcaatattaccgataccctacatatatttgcaatcaacacaatgacgtatatacatatttacataatatttttttcagtgtCTGctctattcatattcgcaattaaCATTTCCGTTCCTATTTATACACTTACATTCCTTATTAACTTTATCCTCATTATTTCAAATTCTTTTCATATCTTTTCAAATGTTATTGTcctatttcattttattttacaaatcggaaaactatttttaaattgtccaataattttatttattcgtccacttttattttctttattattataataaacaaaacccgccttattttctttatttaaaataataaacaaaactgtctttaATAATCTATATTCCTAATTTCTTAATTCTGCGAATGTAAAATTATaagtaaattctttgaatatttgtatatttgtgccttcttcgagtttttctattatactaataaataaaaccatccacaaattttctttattaaaataataaacaaaagtacATAAGATATTCTTATTTCATTGtgcgttttaaataaaatgaaattttacaaaaagacaaacaatttaaaaatgtatttgtattatgcaACGATGTGTCCGTACATACTTCTATattctaataatacaaaa contains:
- the LOC127851704 gene encoding heat shock 70 kDa protein 12A-like; amino-acid sequence: MADKYTKEPPVIAAIDIGTTFTGYAFKFASNDTIYCAVNQPELRVPTCVLLNPDKTLRAFGKDAVEKYEAVMSSAEQKSHFYFRNFKMSLYKPESGDVKVNISDERGKDMDALEVFKIALAHMNNKILQDIKTRRYFDTPMMNEEIQWIITVPAMWSDFSRNFMRHAAESAGFVSEKTRLVLEPEAASAFVRSQKIVIKGNASGALEKGHRYIIADLGGGTIDICAHEILDKGRVIEINRPCGDYGGGTVIDQEFFSFLVKLFGGEVFEMFKTGNRLKFFDLLRDFENKKSTFSKSTDEVVIDLGGLIHLYQQKEKESTSEMLERSLYGNKVRMHENKTHMYLSNRTMKEFFEKSRSAIIKNMKEIVEESQKKSKPIQSILLAGGLSESPYIKECIREEFEGKLQVVCADEGRLAVVKGAVILGYTPRDHITRKAPYTYGFYRIRPFDSKCHDENLSVTYNSVKQCDKLFHKLIEKGQTIQHNESFEVEGEITIRDDDLKNKIRIMSLWRSSLTDPKYCQPNEENQAQIVAKIEIEPPKGGWPSTLRHVQTLIVDDNQFVIKFVNKNNNMEFKTTVTYVSN